From Pseudobdellovibrio exovorus JSS, a single genomic window includes:
- a CDS encoding tetratricopeptide repeat protein, with amino-acid sequence MIKNILAACVFLLSVKAFAQLDRQKVHQILNQSIELYNQQNYQESVKALARISSVRSQYLNWYYYYGLNQMQLQSYDNAARSLEIFIKRSPAQNTARAYYYLGRIQFQKGEYEKAITSLELSLDVSTDPQLDNMSEELLDKAIRYQNYYENSDRGNLTFLLGYSYDDNVLNLSKSLFPEKINGHVLSYGGALSYKVVDQYAFNLDPTLAVLDNYTFNESFQTNSTVQGADALQILASVPVRFTFGEGILAKKFDISLNHYTVYLPLSGSKRELANTSVFLRFQALTPWSNKFAMRYNVVVASDKASGYQLDDDNASGSRLEVMLSPIQYLSDMNHYLMYDLGYEQNTATGINARYKRYQAAINYGYASFGSSNSILRLSYSNLSYPDKNIPRKDNQYALSHIISMPLGWTDSSLGISVGVTNNQSNIDFNKYTDFNAGLLFAKSFGF; translated from the coding sequence ATGATCAAGAATATTCTGGCAGCGTGTGTGTTTCTTCTTAGTGTTAAGGCCTTTGCCCAATTAGACAGGCAAAAGGTTCATCAGATTTTAAATCAGAGCATTGAACTCTACAATCAACAGAACTATCAAGAGTCTGTAAAAGCGTTAGCGCGTATCAGCAGCGTGCGCAGTCAGTATCTGAATTGGTACTACTATTATGGTTTGAATCAGATGCAGTTGCAAAGTTACGATAATGCTGCCCGCAGCTTAGAGATCTTTATTAAACGTTCTCCAGCTCAAAACACGGCAAGGGCCTATTATTATTTAGGACGTATTCAATTTCAAAAAGGTGAGTACGAAAAAGCAATCACAAGTTTAGAGTTATCTTTAGACGTATCGACCGATCCACAGTTGGATAACATGAGCGAAGAGTTGTTGGATAAAGCCATTCGTTATCAAAACTATTATGAAAATTCAGATCGCGGAAATTTAACATTTCTATTGGGTTATTCCTATGACGATAACGTTCTGAATTTATCGAAAAGTCTTTTTCCAGAAAAAATTAATGGGCATGTCTTAAGTTATGGTGGAGCTCTGTCTTATAAAGTTGTAGATCAGTATGCATTCAATCTAGATCCAACTTTAGCTGTCTTGGATAATTACACCTTCAATGAAAGCTTTCAAACGAACAGCACGGTGCAGGGCGCAGATGCCTTGCAGATTTTAGCTTCTGTTCCTGTCAGATTTACTTTTGGTGAAGGTATTTTAGCTAAGAAGTTTGATATATCCCTCAATCATTATACGGTGTATTTACCACTGAGTGGAAGTAAGCGGGAACTGGCGAATACTTCTGTTTTCTTAAGGTTTCAGGCCTTGACTCCATGGAGCAATAAGTTTGCGATGCGCTACAATGTGGTCGTCGCCTCAGATAAGGCGAGTGGTTATCAATTGGATGATGATAATGCATCCGGCTCGCGTTTAGAGGTCATGTTATCACCGATACAGTATCTGTCCGATATGAATCATTACCTGATGTATGATCTAGGTTACGAGCAGAACACCGCAACTGGTATCAACGCTCGTTATAAGCGTTACCAAGCGGCTATAAATTATGGCTATGCAAGTTTCGGAAGTAGTAACTCTATCTTGCGATTGTCATATTCTAACCTGAGCTATCCAGATAAAAACATTCCTCGCAAAGATAATCAGTACGCTTTGTCACATATTATCTCGATGCCACTGGGGTGGACAGATTCTTCTTTGGGAATTTCTGTAGGGGTGACAAACAATCAGTCCAACATAGATTTTAACAAATACACAGATTTCAATGCCGGTCTGCTGTTTGCCAAATCCTTCGGATTCTAA
- a CDS encoding FecR family protein: protein MKVFLYVLVLFNPLMLWASEHGVFMVVKGSVKIQGPSSVSEAKVGSKIHEGETVVTGDDSRAKIVMTDRNIINISPNTQLKIEKYSNTSKDKNVRLNLIEGKVRNNVEQKYDNKNSKFEVRTATAVAGVRGTQFITSYNSSTRVTEVITLKGQVSFASLSSVQQGTAASGSGEVVVGRGEKSEVQDGGANVNPTPPAKVPVQEIRQIETDTNVRKDSVKNEVKVDTPAATVGATTPVTTAPLKDLTKESNQLIEGATNRKFDKSKIKIITQPEGN, encoded by the coding sequence GTGAAGGTATTTCTTTATGTCTTGGTACTATTTAATCCCCTGATGCTATGGGCATCTGAACATGGCGTTTTTATGGTTGTAAAGGGCAGTGTTAAGATTCAAGGCCCAAGCTCTGTGTCTGAAGCCAAAGTCGGCTCAAAAATTCATGAGGGTGAAACTGTTGTTACGGGTGATGATTCGCGGGCTAAGATCGTGATGACAGATCGAAATATCATTAATATCTCTCCGAATACTCAATTGAAAATTGAGAAATACTCGAACACATCTAAGGATAAGAATGTGCGCCTTAATTTGATCGAGGGTAAGGTTCGTAATAATGTCGAGCAAAAATACGACAACAAAAATAGCAAATTTGAAGTGCGCACGGCGACTGCCGTGGCCGGTGTGCGTGGAACCCAGTTCATCACATCCTATAACTCATCTACTCGTGTGACTGAGGTCATTACCTTAAAAGGACAAGTGAGCTTTGCCAGTCTGAGTTCGGTTCAGCAGGGAACTGCGGCCAGTGGTTCTGGTGAGGTCGTTGTTGGACGTGGTGAAAAGTCTGAAGTTCAAGATGGTGGAGCTAATGTAAATCCGACACCACCAGCAAAAGTTCCTGTGCAGGAAATTCGACAAATTGAAACCGATACAAATGTAAGAAAAGATTCGGTAAAAAATGAAGTCAAAGTGGACACTCCCGCGGCCACAGTCGGGGCGACAACTCCGGTGACGACGGCGCCATTAAAAGATCTGACGAAAGAGAGTAATCAATTAATTGAGGGCGCTACGAATCGTAAGTTCGATAAGTCTAAAATTAAAATTATTACGCAGCCGGAAGGTAATTAG
- a CDS encoding 3-hydroxyacyl-CoA dehydrogenase NAD-binding domain-containing protein, whose translation MSAINLTTKKIGNDEIAILTFDLPNEKVNKLSTPVMTELKAHIEKLQTSNYKMVVFKSAKPKIFIAGADIEEIQKLKTPQEVQVAVSSGQTIFNQIEDLPMPTLALVHGACAGGGCELILACDYRIATDDSSTRIGLPETKLGILPGFGGCIRLPRTVGLQASLDVILAGKLLNPKKALKIGLVDYVVHVNLLDGFAETQIQKILAGGAKKRRKTFQPRGVVNKLLEGPLKGVVFKKAREGVLKATRGHYPAPLAALDVVRKTYGMSDRTRALQIELEHFAECAVTDISKNLIHVFYLTEMVKKQTGVSSDVKGKAVKQLGVLGAGTMGGGIAYVAADKGIGVRVKDISYEANAKALKHARDLWAKLVKKKVIDNYQFTQKMALVSTGLDFAGFKNLDVTVEAIVEDMGIKQKVIGQTAAEMREDAIIVTNTSSLSVNEMAKGHPRPEYFAGMHFFSPVHKMPLVEVIRGEKSSDETIATVFELAKKMGKMPVVVKDGPGFLVNRLLLPYMAEAAFLLAEGMSVEKVDKAYVNQFGMPMGPFELMDSVGLDVCVKVLNIFRKAFPDRVEVPALMEKLEKNKARLGQKTNLGFYKYEGGRKTEVDQSIYAELGISAPTNPYSDQECLERGVFAMINESALALDQDKIVDTPHEVDLAMIMGTGFPPFRGGLMKYADTIGADYVRTQLTKYATERKANRLKPSSKLVERADKKARFYN comes from the coding sequence ATGTCAGCTATTAATTTAACTACAAAGAAAATTGGCAACGACGAAATCGCGATCCTGACTTTTGATTTACCGAATGAAAAGGTAAATAAGCTTTCAACTCCGGTAATGACGGAATTGAAAGCCCACATCGAAAAGTTACAAACATCAAATTACAAAATGGTTGTTTTCAAATCAGCTAAACCTAAAATTTTTATTGCGGGTGCTGACATTGAAGAAATCCAAAAGTTGAAAACTCCACAAGAAGTACAAGTAGCTGTGAGTTCTGGACAAACGATTTTCAATCAAATTGAAGATCTGCCGATGCCAACATTGGCTTTGGTGCATGGTGCGTGTGCTGGCGGTGGCTGTGAGCTGATCTTAGCGTGTGACTACCGTATTGCTACAGATGACTCTTCGACTCGTATTGGTCTTCCTGAAACAAAATTGGGAATTTTACCTGGTTTTGGTGGTTGTATTCGTTTACCACGTACTGTGGGATTACAGGCATCACTTGATGTTATTTTGGCAGGAAAACTTTTGAACCCTAAAAAAGCTTTGAAGATTGGTTTAGTGGACTATGTTGTGCACGTGAATCTGTTGGATGGTTTTGCTGAAACACAAATTCAGAAAATTTTAGCGGGCGGAGCTAAAAAGCGCCGTAAGACATTCCAACCTCGCGGTGTTGTGAATAAATTATTAGAAGGCCCACTTAAAGGCGTTGTGTTCAAGAAAGCTCGCGAGGGCGTTTTAAAAGCAACACGTGGTCATTATCCCGCTCCACTAGCGGCGTTGGACGTTGTTCGTAAAACGTATGGTATGAGCGATCGCACTCGCGCTTTGCAAATTGAGTTAGAGCATTTTGCTGAGTGTGCTGTGACAGATATTTCGAAAAATCTGATCCACGTTTTCTACTTAACAGAAATGGTTAAGAAACAGACGGGTGTGTCGTCGGATGTTAAAGGAAAAGCCGTAAAACAGTTAGGCGTTCTAGGAGCAGGAACTATGGGCGGTGGTATTGCCTATGTGGCTGCTGATAAAGGGATTGGTGTTCGTGTAAAAGATATCTCTTATGAAGCGAATGCTAAAGCTTTGAAGCATGCTCGTGATCTATGGGCAAAGCTTGTTAAGAAAAAAGTTATCGATAATTACCAATTCACTCAGAAGATGGCATTAGTTTCGACAGGGTTGGACTTTGCTGGTTTTAAAAATCTAGATGTCACAGTTGAAGCTATTGTTGAGGACATGGGAATTAAGCAAAAAGTAATCGGACAGACAGCTGCTGAAATGCGTGAAGATGCGATTATCGTAACAAATACATCTTCACTTAGTGTAAATGAAATGGCGAAAGGTCACCCACGTCCTGAGTACTTTGCTGGGATGCACTTTTTCAGTCCAGTACACAAGATGCCATTAGTGGAAGTTATTCGTGGAGAGAAATCTTCTGATGAAACTATTGCCACAGTATTCGAATTAGCAAAGAAAATGGGAAAAATGCCAGTTGTGGTAAAAGATGGCCCAGGTTTCTTAGTGAATCGTCTTTTATTACCTTATATGGCCGAAGCGGCGTTCTTGTTAGCTGAAGGCATGAGCGTTGAAAAAGTAGATAAAGCTTATGTAAATCAATTTGGTATGCCAATGGGGCCATTCGAGTTGATGGACAGCGTGGGGTTAGATGTTTGCGTGAAAGTTTTAAATATTTTCCGCAAAGCATTCCCTGATCGCGTTGAAGTTCCAGCTTTAATGGAAAAACTAGAGAAGAACAAAGCTCGTTTGGGACAAAAAACAAACTTGGGATTCTATAAGTATGAGGGCGGACGCAAAACAGAAGTGGATCAAAGTATCTACGCTGAGTTGGGTATTTCAGCTCCGACAAATCCATACTCAGATCAAGAGTGCCTAGAGCGTGGTGTTTTTGCGATGATTAATGAATCTGCGTTAGCTTTAGACCAAGATAAGATTGTAGACACTCCACATGAAGTTGATTTAGCAATGATTATGGGTACTGGATTCCCTCCATTCAGAGGTGGTCTTATGAAGTATGCAGATACAATTGGTGCTGACTATGTCCGTACACAGTTAACTAAATACGCTACGGAAAGAAAAGCGAATCGCTTGAAGCCATCATCGAAATTAGTAGAAAGAGCTGATAAAAAAGCACGGTTCTATAACTAA
- the lspA gene encoding signal peptidase II yields the protein MTSRYKIVVIFLLLAVICAADQATKYWAVHNLMGQPAMIYLNGLFQLVYAENPGAFLGLGGGLSRGVRFVVFALVVFLGLGGMLWYIIRKNVSKVNLYAYTFIIAGGFGNLWDRVFHEDGHVIDFMLIEITGPLRTGVFNIADVFIVVGVLLALLGEYLFEKSKSPKASQT from the coding sequence ATGACTTCACGATATAAAATTGTTGTTATCTTTTTACTTTTGGCTGTTATCTGCGCTGCAGATCAGGCCACTAAGTATTGGGCTGTTCATAATTTAATGGGACAGCCTGCGATGATTTATTTGAATGGTCTTTTTCAGCTTGTGTATGCCGAAAACCCAGGTGCATTTTTAGGTTTGGGTGGCGGGCTGTCACGAGGGGTTCGTTTTGTTGTATTTGCATTAGTGGTGTTTTTAGGTTTGGGTGGAATGCTTTGGTATATCATTCGCAAAAATGTCAGTAAGGTAAATCTATACGCCTATACGTTTATTATCGCAGGTGGTTTTGGAAACCTTTGGGATCGAGTTTTCCATGAAGACGGGCATGTAATTGATTTTATGCTGATCGAAATCACTGGACCACTGCGTACTGGGGTCTTCAATATAGCAGACGTATTTATTGTAGTAGGCGTTCTTCTGGCTTTGCTAGGAGAGTATCTATTTGAGAAATCTAAGTCTCCAAAAGCAAGCCAGACCTAG
- a CDS encoding thiolase family protein → MSSLPKSPRDVVIVEGVRTPFAKAGTKLKDVHAAQLGQVALKELVARTNLDVDIVDEVILGNTGSPSDAVNIARVVALNAGFPIKTSAVTVHRNCASAMESITSGYERIKSGTMDVVVAGGTENMSQMPLVVPPAIKGIIERLGSAKTGGARAAALWDWFKADLQQIKEMVTTPPLAKTKYKPVITLADGLTDPFVGINMGMTAEVIAKEFGISRKEQDAYALQSHLKVAAARAKLAEEIVPFYVAPDYKEVVTQDVGPRDNQTLEALEKLKPFFDKNTGSITAGNSCPVTDGSAMVLLMSREKAEALGYKPLARIRGYAFAGLEPERMGMGPAYSTPIALKRAGLSMKDIGLVELNEAFAAQVMANQKAFDSEEFGKKIGLSGKIGELRSDILNVNGGAIALGHPVGATGTRIVLTLMKEMKRRNTEFGLATLCIGGGQGGSVIIENEG, encoded by the coding sequence ATGAGTTCGTTGCCGAAAAGTCCGCGTGATGTGGTCATTGTTGAGGGAGTGCGTACTCCATTTGCAAAAGCTGGTACTAAGCTAAAAGATGTGCACGCTGCACAGTTGGGCCAAGTGGCTTTAAAAGAGTTAGTTGCGCGCACTAATTTAGATGTTGATATCGTTGATGAAGTGATTTTGGGAAATACGGGATCGCCGTCAGATGCAGTAAATATAGCGCGTGTTGTTGCATTGAATGCTGGATTCCCGATTAAAACATCAGCAGTAACTGTTCACAGAAATTGTGCATCAGCGATGGAAAGTATCACTTCTGGTTATGAAAGAATCAAATCAGGAACAATGGATGTTGTTGTTGCTGGTGGAACAGAAAATATGTCTCAGATGCCGTTGGTTGTGCCTCCGGCAATTAAAGGAATTATTGAAAGATTGGGATCAGCGAAAACGGGTGGTGCACGTGCGGCTGCTTTGTGGGATTGGTTTAAAGCTGATTTACAACAGATCAAAGAAATGGTGACAACGCCACCTTTGGCAAAAACTAAATATAAACCTGTTATCACTTTAGCAGATGGATTAACGGATCCATTTGTCGGTATCAATATGGGGATGACAGCAGAGGTGATTGCAAAAGAGTTTGGCATCAGTCGTAAAGAGCAAGATGCCTATGCCTTGCAGTCGCACCTTAAAGTGGCAGCAGCTCGTGCTAAGTTAGCGGAAGAGATCGTGCCATTCTATGTTGCTCCTGATTATAAAGAAGTGGTGACTCAAGATGTGGGTCCTCGCGACAACCAAACATTAGAAGCTTTAGAAAAATTAAAACCTTTCTTTGATAAAAATACAGGAAGCATCACTGCGGGGAACTCGTGCCCTGTAACAGATGGTTCTGCGATGGTTTTATTAATGTCTCGCGAAAAAGCAGAAGCTTTGGGATACAAACCTCTTGCGCGTATTCGTGGGTATGCGTTTGCAGGGTTAGAGCCTGAGCGTATGGGAATGGGACCTGCTTATTCAACACCGATTGCGTTGAAACGTGCAGGATTATCAATGAAAGATATTGGTCTTGTTGAATTGAATGAAGCTTTTGCGGCGCAAGTTATGGCGAATCAAAAGGCATTCGACTCTGAAGAGTTTGGTAAAAAAATCGGACTTTCTGGAAAAATTGGCGAGTTAAGAAGTGATATCTTGAATGTTAATGGTGGTGCGATTGCTTTAGGACATCCAGTAGGGGCTACAGGCACACGTATCGTATTGACGTTGATGAAAGAAATGAAACGTAGAAACACTGAGTTCGGTTTAGCTACATTGTGTATTGGTGGCGGACAAGGTGGATCTGTGATTATTGAGAACGAAGGGTAA